The Streptomyces capitiformicae genome contains the following window.
CACCGTGCCGAGGCCGTCCGACCACGCGGCCAGCATCGCGGCGGCCGTGAGCTGCGTGTCCGCCTCGCCGATACGGGAGATGTCGACGCAGACGGCGGGCGAGGCGGGGTCGATACGAGTCGAGGTCTCGGACGCGAAGGTGTCGCCCAGGGGACCGTCCAGGACGCCCAGAAGCGAACGGTGCAGGGGGTCGACCGCCTCCTGGTAGCGGGCATCGTTGCCACGGTCGAGCGTGACCGCGCGGACCCGGTCCGGGCCTTCGTCCAGCACCCTGAGCAGATCGGGCAGCAGAGGCGCCTGCCCGGGCTTCGTACGCTCCGTCAGATGGTGCAGACAGGCGGAGAGTACGGACTGCTCGTGGTCGTCCATCGGGCGGCCGCGGACGATGGTGATGAGGGCCGCGACCATGTTCAGGACGCGGCCGTGTGCCTCCGCCGCAAGGATCCGGCCCCGCTCGCCGCCGATCCGGGCCGCCGCCTCGCCCATCGCGCCCGGGTCGAGCACGTTGATGCCACCGACACCGCGGCCGATGGAGATCACCTGGCCGCCCAGCGCCCGTACGGTGTCCGCGTAGTCGGGCTTGAGGTCGCCCAGCACGAGCGGGGTGATACCGGTTGCCGACATACCGATCAGCATCCGGTTGACCAGCGTCGACTTGCCCAGACCCGGCATGCCGAGCATGAACAGCGAGGGGTTGGAGATGTAACGGGCCCGGGTGAACCAGGAGATGGGGTCGCCGCACACGGTCGCGCCGGTGTGCAGGTGCTGGCCGAGCGGTACGCCGGTCATCGGAGCGCCCGACCCCGCCGCGAAGGGCCACAGGCCGCACGCCTGCACGGTGGTCGCCCGCCACATCGAGGGCGGGTCGATATAACCGACCTGACCGCCGCCTGGCCCGTACCAGCCGCGCGGCGGGGCCATGGCCGGTCGCTGCGGTCGCTGCTGCTTGTTCTTGCTCACAGCGCCTCCCTGAGCTGGTACGGAACGAGGGTGTGTTCCCACGGGAGCAGGCCGACCGGCAGTGTGCAGGTGAACGCGGACGCCTGCATGCGGTCGGCCGGGCGCATCAGGATGCGCGAGGACGCCTGGAGGTTGCGTACGGTGATCGACGCGTCGGGCAGCTCCTGCTCGCTGTCGACGGTGACCGTCACCATCATGGAGAACTCCACGAGGCCGGCGCCGGAAGCCTCCTCGGCCGCGGTCTGTTCCGCCGCGCGCACCTCGGAGGTGGCGCGTGCCTGCACCAGGCCGCCCCGCGAGCTCGCCATGAAGTGGGCGGAGCGGCGGTCGGACTCCACGATCCGGGCGGAGGTCGCCGGGTCGATCGGCCGGTAGATCAGCGAGACCCGCTTGCGGCGGGTGCCCGGGGCGGGCTCCAGCAGGCCGCGCAGGACGCTGGAACGGACGGTGCCCCGTGGTGCCAGGGTCAGCATCCAGGTGCGTGAGACACCGGAGTCGTGCTTGTACGCGTTGACGGTCTCGACGGCGGCCGCGGGGCCGGCGTCGTCCCACTCCAGGCCGGTGGTGGAGTGCTCGGCGCGAGCACTGAGCACGTCCGGGGCGATGGCCGGGTCGTAGGCCACACGGACGACCTCGGCGAGCCGTTCGGCCGACAGCGGGTACGCGGACCCGCCACCGGCGGCGACAAGACCGGACAGCAGGCCGGGAAGCCGCATGGACAGGTCGGTGATCACGTCATCGGTGTCCCGCCTGGGGCCGCCGGTCGGACCGTAGGTCAGCGCGATGTAGGTGTGCATTTCGGAGGAGGCGGACGGGTAGCGTTGGACGACCTCCTCCATCACGGCGCGGGCCGCGGCGGGCGCGTCGGGCGAGATGCGAGGGAGGACCTCGGCGGCGAGCCGGGTACCGGTGTCCGGAGCGGTCTCGACGACGACCTGGGCGCCGCGCAGACCGGGCTCATGGGAGAGCCGGGACAGCCAGTCACCCCAGGACGCCACCCAGACGTCGACCTGCTCGGGGTCCACCAGCGAGCCGCCGTCGGGCTCACAGGCGAGGACCACGGTGTAGAGGTTGCGGCCCGGGTGGTGGATCACGCCGAACGCACGGTCGTAGGCGTCCCGGCCCTCGTACATCTTCGTACGGGCGAGCAGACCGGGCGGCTGGAAGCGGCCTCCGGGGCGGCGGGAGAGTGGCCCGGAGACGTAGGTGGTGGACCCGTTCGCCTTGCGTTTCATCCAGCCGATGCGGACGGCGAGGAGCTGGTAGACGTTTCGGCCGTCGACCATACGCAGGGCGAGCGGGGCGAGGAAGAGCCCGACAGGGACGAGGACGGCGATGGCAGCCATCAGGGACACCAGAGAGGCCAGCAGTGCCACCAGGAGTCCGCCGAAGGCGACGACGGTACCGAGGAGACCCAGTGGGCCGAATCCGGGGCGGCGAGGGCGCCGCCAATTCCCGTACGTGGGACGCGTCATGGCGTCGGAGGACATGGGGTATTCCTTCTTCCGGCTTGCGCGGCGTTGTGGCTGGCACAGAGAGGGGAAGCCGGGCCGGGATGTTTCCCGGCCCGGCATGGACTGGTGTCGGTGGTCCGACGGGTTATTGGTTGTGACCCTTCATCCCGTCGTTGTCATCAAGGGAGTTGGCCACTTCGCTCGCGGCGGCGACCGTGGTCTGCGCGGCTGCTGCTGCGGCTTGGACGGCCACGGACACACCTCCCGTCGCGGCGCCTGCGGCTGCTCCAGCGGCGGCACCGCCGGCTGAGGCGCCGGCCCCGCCCGCGCCTCCAGCGGGGGCGCCGGCCCCGGCGGACGGAGAGCCCTTCGGCCCTGACCCACCAGCCTGAGGTGTGCCGCCACCGCCCCCGCCACCGCCCCCGCCGCCGGAACCACCGGCGATGCTGACCGCGCCGCTGGCCATGTTGTTGACGGCGTTGAGGGTGACAGTGCCGCCGGACGTGCCGCCCAGCGCGGCGGTGGCCGGGACGATCAACTTGAGCAGGGCCGGCAGGGCGAAGACGGACAGGATGAGCATCCCCATGCCGGCGATGGTTTTATCCAGGTCCTTCGTGTCCCTGGTCATGGCGGTGGCCGCATAGATGATCAGAGCCGCCGCCGGTTTGTACAGCAGCCAGGCCGCGAGCCAGCCGATGTGCTTCTTCCACCAGCCCTCGCCCCACCCGGTCATCGAGGAGACCGCGGCGAGCGGCAGCGTGCCGACCAACGTGATGAGCACGCCGATGCGGATGTACATGAGGCAGATCTGGACGAACGACGCCAACATGACCAGCAGGCCGAAGATGAGGATGAGGCCGGGTGAACTCAGGTACATCACCCCGAGAGTCTTCGTTGCCGTATCGCCGAGATTGGACTTCGTATATATGTCCTTGGCGTACGCGTCCGAGGCGGTGGAGAGCGCCTGCACCGCGGGAACCGCGAGCCCTCCCACCAGGAGGACTTTCCACATGCCCATGAACGCCTGCTTCATGGGTTCGCCTCGCCGGTCGAGGGCCATCTTTATCGCCGCGATGAGCAGGCTCGCCACGGCCACGTAGCCGACCAGCCAACTGGTCGTGCCGTAGATGTCCGCTGTCGGCTTGGTCGGGTCTTCGAGCTTGACGTCCATCCAGATACCGTTGAGCACCTGGAGCGTCTCCGATGCGGCGGTACCGATCGCCTTGGCGAAGGCCTCCACAGCGCCGCCTGCAGCGGTCTCACCGACTTTTTCGAAGGGGTACTTGATGCCGTCCTTCAGGCATTGCAAGGGCTCTTCGAGGCAGTCTGCCATCTCACGTCCCCCATGTGATGAAGCCGCTGGTTCCGTCGGTGTACGACACGCCCCCGTAGATCGTGCCGTCGGGGTCGGGGAGCACCTTCCAGTCGCCGTCCTGCCAGCGCAGTGTCACGGAGAGGGAACCGTACCTGTCGACGCTCGGAATGCGCCCCAGGATCATCACCGTCGACTCCTTCTCGTTGTACGCGAGGACGGTGAAGCCGGCGAAGGTTTCCTCGCTCGGCTGGCCCGAAGTCGACTCGTCCTGTTCTTCCTTCGAGCGTCTGGCGACGTACGCGTCCCGTCCCGCGCCCGGGACGACTTGCCGTTCGACGACCTCGCGCCAGCCCTCAAGACCGAAGTTGTTGGTGATGGCGTGGGCCGCGAACACAGCCCCCATCGGAGTGTGCGCGAAGCAGGACCACACCGGTCCGTCGAACTTGAGGGGCCCTGCGGACTTGGAGGCTGGCACTAGGTGGGTTCCGCCGGCCTTCCAGTACACGTCCTTCGGCGCCGCGGTTGGCTTCTCCTGCTCGCTGTCGTCGGTGCGGCAACCGGCGGGCCGGCCGTTGCCGCCCGCCGTGTCGTCGGCGTCGGAAGCTGTGGCGGTCGGTGCCGAGGTCGGGGAACCGGAGGCTTCCGGTGCCTCGTCCTCACTGGTCATCAAAGTGGCAGCGGCGAGAACAAGCAGCACCAGCAGGAATCCGGCCGACAGGATCCAGCCCCGTTGCTGCCAGAACGGCTGCTCCCACTCCCCGCTGCCCCCGCGGGATCGGCCGGGGTTCACCATGTCGGTACTTCCTTTCCGTTTCAGGCCTGGCCGGATCAGCCGAAGACGAAGGAGACAACGGGGCCGGCGGAGGCCACCAGGACGCAGCC
Protein-coding sequences here:
- a CDS encoding ATP/GTP-binding protein; the protein is MAPPRGWYGPGGGQVGYIDPPSMWRATTVQACGLWPFAAGSGAPMTGVPLGQHLHTGATVCGDPISWFTRARYISNPSLFMLGMPGLGKSTLVNRMLIGMSATGITPLVLGDLKPDYADTVRALGGQVISIGRGVGGINVLDPGAMGEAAARIGGERGRILAAEAHGRVLNMVAALITIVRGRPMDDHEQSVLSACLHHLTERTKPGQAPLLPDLLRVLDEGPDRVRAVTLDRGNDARYQEAVDPLHRSLLGVLDGPLGDTFASETSTRIDPASPAVCVDISRIGEADTQLTAAAMLAAWSDGLGTVAAAHALADAGLAPQRWFFTVLDELWRPLRAASGIVERIDALTRLNRSLGLGDAKITHTLKDAEALGSEADRAKARGFVERAGMVVCAGLPRTEMRELGEIVGMSEREIELVSSWSSPPGWASTGGNEEPPGRGRFLIKVGGRPGIPIKVSITDTERNLHNTNTRWTGNELNLTKPTEASR
- a CDS encoding SCO6880 family protein, which gives rise to MSSDAMTRPTYGNWRRPRRPGFGPLGLLGTVVAFGGLLVALLASLVSLMAAIAVLVPVGLFLAPLALRMVDGRNVYQLLAVRIGWMKRKANGSTTYVSGPLSRRPGGRFQPPGLLARTKMYEGRDAYDRAFGVIHHPGRNLYTVVLACEPDGGSLVDPEQVDVWVASWGDWLSRLSHEPGLRGAQVVVETAPDTGTRLAAEVLPRISPDAPAAARAVMEEVVQRYPSASSEMHTYIALTYGPTGGPRRDTDDVITDLSMRLPGLLSGLVAAGGGSAYPLSAERLAEVVRVAYDPAIAPDVLSARAEHSTTGLEWDDAGPAAAVETVNAYKHDSGVSRTWMLTLAPRGTVRSSVLRGLLEPAPGTRRKRVSLIYRPIDPATSARIVESDRRSAHFMASSRGGLVQARATSEVRAAEQTAAEEASGAGLVEFSMMVTVTVDSEQELPDASITVRNLQASSRILMRPADRMQASAFTCTLPVGLLPWEHTLVPYQLREAL